The Nicotiana sylvestris chromosome 6, ASM39365v2, whole genome shotgun sequence genomic sequence TTCAAAAGACTCATCCCTGTGTCTTAACGCAGCCAACGCATGTGGACAAGGATGTTCATCAAGCTGAAATTGCCCACAACTACATCTCTTGTTTTCAAGACAAACAATATAGCGCCTCACACCATCTAGTACTGTATGGATGTAGtctgttgaagccctcacctacgattacattacaaacaaaaaaataattcatataCGGTTAAActcaaaatatctacaaattatctacattGTCCTGTATAAATTAATTTGATTCAATAAATGATCAGATCTTACTCTAAGCTTGTGCGACAATGTTATGTTGTCATCCAACTCTTTGTTGAATTTAAACCCAAGGTATGTGAATGTACCCTTTGCTTTCAATAACTTTTCCTTCGTCCAACGTTCAAGAAGGGTCCTCATATACTCTAATAGTTCTACTATCGGCAGCTCTCTTACATATTTTGTTACAGCATTCAGCGTCTCTGTAATGTTTGATGTCATAGTCCAAGTTCTGTTCACCGTAGCATGTACTCGAGaccatctatgatagccaatatcGTATAAGTATGCTTTAACACGCGGGTCAatctcttcaatctttgacatcctttcattaaattcatcaagCGTGTATGACCGTGCCGTGACAAAGTACAATTCACTTAACTTTAGATGTCCCTTCTTGAACTTTGCCCgtatatttgtccaaatatgccacatgcaagaATAATGTGGCATGCCGGGATAAACAATAGATGTTGCCTTCAAGATACTCTTATTCCGATCCGAAACAACACACATATTTGGTCTTTCACCATATGCATATTTGAAT encodes the following:
- the LOC104233841 gene encoding uncharacterized protein, which produces MQAWRAKENALQFLRGHLADSYNKLPSYLYILEKTYPRPVVVVDGTFLKSAYRGIMLTASTMDAAGTILPLAYVVVDSENDASWKWFFKQFKYAYGERPNMCVVSDRNKSILKATSIVYPGMPHYSCMWHIWTNIRAKFKKGHLKLSELYFVTARSYTLDEFNERMSKIEEIDPRVKAYLYDIGYHRWSRVHATVNRTWTMTSNITETLNAVTKYVRELPIVELLEYMRTLLERWTKEKLLKAKGTFTYLGFKFNKELDDNITLSHKLRVRASTDYIHTVLDGVRRYIVCLENKRCSCGQFQLDEHPCPHALAALRHRDESFEQYCSPYYTRENLLRTYEIPVNPLPDETKWYVPQHISEEVVNPPTGGKRQP